The genome window AagaatcttcttcttctgattgTGGACACTGTTCTGTTGTTGAGAGTGTTGTTTGATGGCTCCGTCAGTTCACCAAGcctaaaaaaaagcagaagtgttcagtgaggaggtttttgtcacagtgtaaatcactgtgatacCTCCTCCTTAGCAGAGTTGTCCCATGTTTGACAGTAATAGACTGCTgagtctccctcctccacattgCTGATTGTCAAACGATAATCTGATTGTGACTGATGAGTCGATGTGAACTTTGTAGATGAGAAACCGGGACCATAGAGTGGAGAGCTCGAGCCGTGATAAAACCTCAGTACAAACTGAGGAACTCCTCCTGGAATCTGTTTATACCAGCGAGCAGCACTGTTAGTAACAGTTCCCAGGTTACAGTCCATGGtggctgtctctcctgtcctcagcaCCACAACAGGAGGCTTCTGTGTCACCACCGTCACACCGctcacacctggaaacaacaagatgacgtgaagtgaagagaaacacacagactgatgaatcCAACATGAggtcaaagctgcagtcagtcagcctccttacatgttagagcagtgatgagagtgcagagggtccccagcatgttgtcagtgtgtgctgagaaTGGCCTTGTAACTGGGAAAGTGAGCTTCCTGCTGACAGATTGGAGGgtttggaggatgaggagaggaggtgctggaggagcaatttaatgcaacactgaaactgagagtgactgacaggaggaggagctttgCTTCAATCTGCAtgctttgtcacatttcttgCTCGCTCATCTTCCGTGAAGGGAAATATCTTTAATTTCTCCATTCTTGTCAATATGTCATCATACATTTTTTTACTCTATTGATACCCTTCATTTTATCAACCCATCATGCTCGTGAGTTAATTTTGCAGCTGTCttaaaaagaaattgaaattgTTGTCGACATTACATGAACTTGGAGTACAGTGTTATTACACTATATTCAATACTGCTTATTTATTCTATGTTGTGGTTAAACACGGAAAGCAcgaaacacagaaatgtgtgactcatttttttctcagaaatTCATTCAAGTTGTTCAGAAACCAGTTTCCTTCCATTTTGCTTCCTATTTGGTCCATTCTCAAATTCTAGTCCTGTAAAGAAACAAATCAGGAttacagagaggggaaaaagaagatAAGCATATGGGAGAAAGATAGATATagtttttcaattcaattcaattcaattcaattcaattttatttatatagcgccaaatcacaacagaagttgtctcaggacactttacatatagtgcaggtacagaccaaactctttatctacagagacccaacaattccctcattCCCtcccatttttcatttcatatattttatacttatatagttatatatatattatatatgtatacatacatgtagCACAATGAAAAGTGCTTTGTCCTGTATAAGCCTGTATAGTCCATTTACAATATACCACATGCTGCTGAATGTAAGTTGAAAATGAATctatttttcattgaaaaaaaaaaaaaaactcaaatataaaccatgtccagacacacacggaggaagcagcaggatgACCGTTGACATAACTTGATAAatgctgccaccttgtggttAGAAGTGGCTTTGTACAGAAAGGCAAAGACAAATCTGTCATCCTTTCTCCACCATGCATCAGTCAGGCTTATGTGACCCATTCTCACATCACACTCATCAATAGAACTATAGAAACtaatc of Chelmon rostratus isolate fCheRos1 chromosome 17, fCheRos1.pri, whole genome shotgun sequence contains these proteins:
- the LOC121620407 gene encoding immunoglobulin lambda-1 light chain-like — translated: MLGTLCTLITALTCVSGVTVVTQKPPVVVLRTGETATMDCNLGTVTNSAARWYKQIPGGVPQFVLRFYHGSSSPLYGPGFSSTKFTSTHQSQSDYRLTISNVEEGDSAVYYCQTWDNSAKEEICSCLMNVLHVFSGSSLPPPVLTVFPPSSAELQSNKAALVCLSSQSVPFADVSWLAGGSPVSSGISTSTAVQQADHTFQISSYLAIQTSDWNMDKVYTCKVSLGSQTSEKNIHKSDCPTEE